In Pirellulales bacterium, the genomic window CATTACGAGACACACGCCACCTGTGGATATAAGAGACAACGGTGAGATGCGAATCACTCGCCTGAGTGGATAGAGCCCCGGCGCGGCGGCACCAATCCCCTCCAACAGAAAGTCGGCAACGACACTCCGATTGTGACGAGGTGAAGTAGCCCTTGGGCGGTTTCCATGCGAATCCTCGCGTCATTTACCCCAGCACCGCTTTGATCGATTCGCCCAGGATTTCCACCATGCGATCGATCGTGGCTTCACTGGTAGTGAACGGCGGGGCCAGGTTGTAAACGTCGCCACGCAGTCGGGTGAACATGCCGCGTTCCTGAGTGGCGGCGTGAATGCGTGGGCCGACTTTTTCCGCGGCGGGGAATTCGGCCTTCGTTTGTTTGTCGGCCACGAACTCGACGGCCGCCATCAGTCCCAGACCGCGCACATCGCCAACGTGTGGATGCGATTCGAGCGTTCGCAGGCCGGTCAGTAGGCGTCGCCCCAGGGCCGCAGCCCGTTCGACCAATCCTTCACGCTCGATGATGTCCAGATTGGCCAGAGCCACGGCGCAGCCCACCGGATGGCCGGAGTAGGTGAAAGCATGCATCCAACTCTTATCGTCGGGCGATGAGTTAATGGCCGCGGCGATACGCTCGTTAATGCCGATGCCCCCCAACGGGAAGTAGCCACTAGTGACTGCCTTGGCGAAGGCAAAGATATCAGGCTCGATGCCGTAGCGCGCCAGTCCAAACCATTTTCCGGTGCGCCCGAAGCCGGTGATAACTTCGTCGGCCAGCAGCAGCACGTCGTACTTATCGCAAATGGCGCGAATGCGCGGCCAGTAATCATCCTGAGGTACGATCACACCGCCGGCCCCTTGAACTGGTTCACCCAGAAAGGCGGCCACGGTGTCGGGGCCTTCGCGGAGGATGGCCTCTTCAAGGAGATCGGCAGCCATCACACCAGGGGTACGCGAATCGTTTGCCGACGTGCCGGCTGGCGGTTGAAAGCGATACGGATAGGGGCTGGCGATGTGCAAAAAGCCAGGCACGCGCGGCTCGAACATCGGCCAGTACGAGGCGATCCCGGTTGCCGACATCGCGGCCATAGTCGTGCCGTGATAGCCCCACTGCCGACCGATAATCTTGATCTTGGTCGGCTGGCCGCTCGTGCGCCAGAAGTAACGGGCCGTTTTGAAGGCAGACTCGTTTGATTCGGCGCCGCCCGAGGTGAAGAAGAATCGCTTGATTCCCTTGTAGCACAGTCCAGCGATGCGCTCGGCCAGTTCGATCGCGGGACGGTTGGTGCTGCCGGCATAGCAGGTGGCAAAGGCTAGCTTCTTCATTTGGCCCGCCGCCGCGTCGGCTAGCTCGGTGCGCCCGTGACCGACGACGACATTCCACAAGCCGGCCAGCGCGTCGATGAATTCGCGCCCCGACTGATCGATAAGAATGGATCCGCGTCCCTCGACCCACTCGTGCGCATGCATTTGCGCGGCGGGGCGATGCAAGGAATGGACCAGGTGCGCCTGATCGCGGGCGAGATCGTTGTTCGTGGCGGCGTCTGACATGGCACGTGCTCGCGAAGGAATGGCAAAGCGGCCATTCTAACCCGCGCGCAGAGCCTTACCAAACGACTCGGTACCCGCGAGGCGCCGCTTTCAGGATGGCGCGGCAGCCCCGCGGGCGTTGTTTTCCGAGGGCGCAGTGTTCTGCGCGCTCGTCGATCCAGGCTTAAATATTGCAGTTCGCGGCGCCAGCGCGCAGTGCGGCGCAGCTAATGATGCCACGCAACGGCGCACGGGGCGATTGAGAGCTCGCGTCGCGATGCAAGGACGATTGCACAGCGCCAACGAGCGTGCGAAACTGCAATCCACAGTCAGGATCTACGAGCAATTAACCTTGCGGGCCGGGTACGTAGGTAGCCGGCGGCGGAGCGACAATCGTCCCGGCCGGAGCGCCCATGTACGGATCAGCCGAGTATGTTGCCTGCGGAGTACCGCAACCGGTCTGAGCGGGCGCGCTCTGGCAGGAGCCGCCACGGTTGAACCAGTGTAAGCAACCGGTCGAGCTGGCCATTACAGCCGCTGCGGCCGTTAGAACGAGAAGCCTCTTCATGAATCGCACCTCCAGTAAAGACTGCATATCACGGCGAGGCAGTGGGTCGAACAACTCTACCCCACTCTGCGTGATGTGCAAACGCAACGTGATGTTTTTTTGCGCGATAAACGTTGCAGATTCCGCACACGACTGGAGAAAGCAATCATCGCCGTACGAAATGTACTTAGCCGCGCGTGAAAAGCAGAGAGCTGACGAGTTCTCTGCCGCACAACCGTGCCATCCGCCGGCCTTTGTTTCGTCGCGCTGTGCTGTTAGTTCCCTGACGACATCCTTCGAGAAGGTCCGCGCCCTCGTGTCGTGCCGCAAGATTCATAGCGCCCGTGGGCGCGTCCGCGTGGGACTGCTCGCAGGCCTATTCGCCATCGCGTCATGCGGTGCCTATTTAAGCGACTCAGTGCGGGCCGAAGACGGCGCGGCCCACCTCTCGTTCGAGCCGGCGCTCTCTGCCGCTGACGGAACAATTGCAAATCAGTCGTCCCGGCGTGACGATCCTAACGATTTAAGGGACGAAGCCGACGACGAGCGACTATTGAGGGCCGCCGCCGGCTTGTCGGGCGGAAGTGTGCTGCAATTCGTCGGTCTGACGACGATAACGCTGGATTCGGGCGCGGACGCTGCGATTGTCGACGAGGACGTCGCTCCCGGCCCCAGCGATCCCGTCGCGCCAAAGGGCGAAGCAGCGCCTGCCAACGTTCGGACGTCGTCGATTTCCGAAGATGCCGACGGCGCCGGGCATGAGCTGTGGATCGTCAGCACACGGAATCTATCGGGGAATTTCTGCGACGTTCCGCCCGATGCGTTTTCGCCGGGCGTCGAGCGGTTTATATGCGGTCAAGGCTGGACTCGTTCCAACTTGGACGAGTTGATCTCGATCGATAATCCGGCCGTCACCACCGCCATCCTAATTCATGGCAACGATACGGATGCCGGAGAGGCCGAGACGCGGGGCCGGGAGTTCTATCGCGAACTTATGACCGGATGTTGTACGACAGGCCCTATGCGCTTGATCGTTTGGTCGTGGCCCAGTGATAAGGTCGTACCATGCTTCCGCAAAGATGCGCAGTTGAAGGCATGCCGTACGAACGTCGAGGGGTACTACCTGGCACGCTTCGTCGATCTGCTCGGCCCTAATTCGCCTGTCACGGTGGGCGGATACAGCTACGGATCCCGGGTAGTCACTGGTGGATTGCACTTGCTTGGCGGAGGCGTTCTCGAAGGTCGGCAGCTTACGGATCGCGTTCACCCGGATCGCCACCCGGCCACAGCTGTGCTGATGGGGGCCGCCGTGCCTAATAATTGGCTGCTGCCCGGTATGCGGCACGATCGGGCCGTTTCGCAGGTCGATCGGCTGGTGGTCCTGTTCAATCCGAAGGACTTCGTGCTGCACTTCTATCCGCGTCTGTGGGGAGGGCGCGGGCCCGAGGCGCTGGGAGCCACCGGGCTGGCCGCAGGCCGGCTTGGCGACGAGGCGGTGAAGGTTAAGCAATTCAACGTGCAACCGCAGATGCACCGCCGCCACGGCTGGGACTACTTCGCCAGCTCGCCGGCCATCATGACGCTTGTACGCCGCGAGCTGTTGTCACCGCCGATCGTTGAACAACGGGCGGAGTGATCGAAGCATCTGATAGCTAAGCCTTCAATTGCTCGTCGTGGCGCATCAGG contains:
- a CDS encoding aspartate aminotransferase family protein, giving the protein MSDAATNNDLARDQAHLVHSLHRPAAQMHAHEWVEGRGSILIDQSGREFIDALAGLWNVVVGHGRTELADAAAGQMKKLAFATCYAGSTNRPAIELAERIAGLCYKGIKRFFFTSGGAESNESAFKTARYFWRTSGQPTKIKIIGRQWGYHGTTMAAMSATGIASYWPMFEPRVPGFLHIASPYPYRFQPPAGTSANDSRTPGVMAADLLEEAILREGPDTVAAFLGEPVQGAGGVIVPQDDYWPRIRAICDKYDVLLLADEVITGFGRTGKWFGLARYGIEPDIFAFAKAVTSGYFPLGGIGINERIAAAINSSPDDKSWMHAFTYSGHPVGCAVALANLDIIEREGLVERAAALGRRLLTGLRTLESHPHVGDVRGLGLMAAVEFVADKQTKAEFPAAEKVGPRIHAATQERGMFTRLRGDVYNLAPPFTTSEATIDRMVEILGESIKAVLG